One genomic region from Thermomicrobium sp. 4228-Ro encodes:
- a CDS encoding glucose 1-dehydrogenase produces the protein MGNRLAGKVCVITGAGSGIGRESALLFAQEGAKVVVADVNEAGGQETVRLIREAGGAALFVRTDVTKAAEVEALVRTAEDTYGKLDVMFNNAGIFPDEDGSVVDTPEEVWDRVMAVNLKGVFLGCKYAIPAMLRAGGGSIINTASFVAIMGAAVPQIAYTASKGGVLAMTREIAIEFARKNIRANALCPGPVDTPLLRSILSDPAKRQRRLVHIPMGRFAQAREVAQAALFLASDESSYVTATAFLVDGGITAAYITPED, from the coding sequence ATGGGCAATCGGCTCGCCGGGAAGGTGTGCGTCATCACCGGGGCAGGTTCCGGGATCGGCCGCGAGTCAGCACTGCTCTTCGCCCAGGAAGGAGCGAAGGTCGTCGTGGCCGACGTGAACGAGGCTGGTGGACAGGAGACAGTGCGGCTCATCCGCGAGGCCGGTGGAGCGGCGCTGTTCGTCCGGACCGACGTGACGAAGGCAGCCGAGGTCGAAGCGCTCGTGCGCACCGCCGAAGACACATACGGCAAGCTCGACGTGATGTTCAACAATGCGGGGATTTTTCCCGACGAGGACGGCTCGGTCGTCGACACCCCGGAGGAGGTGTGGGACCGCGTGATGGCGGTCAACTTGAAGGGGGTCTTCCTCGGCTGCAAATACGCCATCCCGGCCATGCTGCGTGCTGGTGGTGGCTCGATCATCAACACCGCGAGCTTCGTCGCCATCATGGGGGCAGCTGTCCCGCAAATCGCCTACACGGCGAGCAAAGGAGGCGTGCTCGCCATGACGCGGGAGATCGCGATCGAGTTCGCCCGGAAGAACATCCGGGCCAACGCCCTCTGCCCGGGGCCAGTCGACACGCCACTCCTGCGCTCTATTCTCTCCGATCCAGCCAAACGACAACGGCGGCTGGTCCATATCCCGATGGGACGGTTCGCGCAGGCGCGCGAAGTCGCCCAGGCAGCACTCTTCCTGGCATCCGATGAATCGTCCTACGTGACCGCAACAGCGTTTCTCGTCGATGGTGGCATCACGGCTGCGTACATTACGCCGGAAGACTGA
- a CDS encoding glutamine synthetase family protein, with the protein MSDRPMGLLSLEDLERAVQNGEIDTVINALCDMQGRLMGKRVRADFFLEHVRAHGTHFCTYLLGTDMEMTTPGGYRLMNWETGYGDWVARPDFSTLRRIPWLEGTALVLADAVDEETGELIPVAPRTILRRQVERAAAMGFRVMMASELEFYLLKDSYDEAYEKGYRGLRPYGWYNEDYHLFQGTKAEPIYRQIRNLMTAAGIPIEFSKGEAAAGQHEINIHYAEALESADRAVLFKHGVKEIAYLDGVSVTFMAKPHHTWTGSSSHIHLSIWDSAGERNLFFDPDGQPYHMSRLMQHALAGLMAHARELSLLVASNVNSYKRYAVASWAPVNVVWGRDNRTCGFRIVGHGQSLRIESRIPGADANPYLAYAAMIAAALDGIEREFPLPPEYRGNAYEARDAVRVPRTLAEAMEEFARSEFARQAFGDLVVDHYVNMARVEQEAFDAVVTDWELYRYFERG; encoded by the coding sequence ATGAGCGACCGACCGATGGGCTTGCTGAGTCTCGAAGATCTGGAACGCGCCGTTCAGAACGGAGAGATCGATACCGTCATCAATGCCCTCTGTGACATGCAAGGCCGTCTCATGGGGAAACGTGTCCGGGCCGACTTCTTCCTCGAGCATGTCCGCGCCCATGGCACCCACTTCTGCACGTACCTCCTGGGAACGGACATGGAGATGACCACGCCGGGCGGTTACCGGCTGATGAACTGGGAGACCGGCTACGGCGACTGGGTCGCCCGCCCGGATTTCTCCACACTCCGGCGCATCCCGTGGCTGGAAGGGACAGCGCTCGTCCTCGCCGATGCGGTCGACGAGGAAACCGGTGAGCTGATCCCGGTCGCCCCCCGGACGATCCTCCGCCGCCAGGTCGAGCGCGCGGCAGCCATGGGCTTCCGCGTCATGATGGCGAGCGAGCTGGAGTTCTACCTCCTCAAGGACTCCTATGACGAGGCGTACGAGAAGGGGTACCGCGGTCTACGCCCCTACGGTTGGTACAACGAGGACTATCACCTTTTCCAGGGGACGAAAGCGGAGCCGATCTACCGGCAGATCCGCAACCTGATGACGGCTGCCGGCATCCCCATCGAGTTCTCGAAGGGGGAGGCAGCGGCCGGTCAGCACGAGATCAACATCCACTACGCGGAGGCACTCGAATCGGCCGATCGTGCGGTGCTCTTCAAGCACGGCGTCAAGGAGATCGCCTACCTGGACGGTGTCTCGGTCACCTTCATGGCCAAGCCCCACCACACCTGGACGGGCTCGAGCTCGCACATTCACCTCAGCATCTGGGACAGCGCCGGCGAGCGCAATCTCTTCTTCGACCCGGACGGCCAACCCTACCACATGAGTCGTCTGATGCAGCACGCTCTGGCCGGCCTCATGGCACACGCGCGCGAGCTGTCGCTCCTGGTCGCGTCCAACGTCAATTCGTACAAGCGGTACGCGGTGGCGAGCTGGGCACCGGTCAATGTCGTCTGGGGTCGCGACAACCGGACCTGCGGTTTCCGCATCGTCGGGCACGGACAGTCGCTGCGGATCGAGAGCCGCATCCCGGGTGCCGACGCCAACCCCTACCTGGCCTACGCAGCGATGATCGCCGCTGCATTGGACGGGATCGAGCGCGAGTTCCCGCTGCCACCGGAGTACCGGGGCAATGCCTACGAGGCACGCGACGCCGTCCGCGTTCCACGTACGCTGGCGGAAGCGATGGAGGAATTCGCCCGGAGCGAGTTCGCTCGCCAGGCCTTCGGTGACCTCGTCGTCGACCACTACGTCAATATGGCTCGCGTCGAGCAAGAAGCGTTCGACGCCGTCGTCACCGACTGGGAACTGTACCGGTACTTCGAGCGGGGCTGA